The region GGTCGTAAAGCGTCCGATGATGAGCTTCTGGATCTGGGTCGTGCCCTCGTAGAGGCGATTCACGCGCGCGTCGCGCCAGAGCCGCTCGACAGGGAACTCATCCGAGAAGCCGTAGCCGCCGTGGATCTGGATCGCGTTGTCGCAGGCGCGCTGCGCGATCTCGCCGGCGTACAGCTTCGCGATGCTCGTCTCGCGCGTGCTTGCCACGCCCCTGTTCTTCAGGTGGCCGGCGCGATAGACGAGAAGCCGCGCGGCCTCGGTCTCGACCACCATGTCCGCGATCATCTCCTGCACGAGCTGATGCGCCGCGATGGGCTTTCCGAACGCCTGCCGCTGAGTGGCGTACGCGACGGAGGCATCGATCGCGGCCTGAGCCTGGCCGACCGCGCCGGCGGCCACCGAGTAGCGCCCCGAGTCCAGCGCGGCCATCGCGATCTTGAACCCCTCGCCGACCTCGCCCAGTCGCATCGCGTCGGGAACGCGCACGTTGTCGAGGATCAGCTCGCTCGAGTCCGACGAGCGGAGGCCGAGCTTCCCGTGCAGCGCCTGGCTTCCATACGGGCTCTTGTCGCGGTCGATGAGGAACGCGGTGATGCCCTTGTAGCCCTTTGACGGATCGATGGTCGCGAACACGAGCGCGAGCTTGGATACCGATCCGTTCGAGATCCACATCTTGCGGCCGTTGATGATCCAATCGTTGCCGTCGCGCTTCGCGGTGGCTTGCAGCCGCGTCGCGTCGCTCCCGACCGCCGGCTCGGTGAGTCCGAAGCATCCGATCACGTCGCCCTTGCACAGGCGCGGGAGCCAGGTGCGCTTCTGCTCTTCGGTCCCGAACTTCAGGATCGTGATCTCGACGAGCGAGATCTGGACCGACAAGGTCGTGCGGACGGACGAATCCGCGCGGCCGATGGCCTCGGTGATGATCGCGTGCGAGATGAAGTCGACGCCCATGCCGCCGTACTCCTCGGGGATGGGGCCGCCGAGGAAACCGATGGGCGCCATCTTCCTCAGCACGTCGTCCGGAAACCGCTCGGCGCGGTCGCGCTCGCGCGCGCCAGGCGCGATCTCACGATCGGCGAACTCGTTGGCGAGCTTGTGGATCTGCTGCTGTTCGGGGGAGAGGTCGAAGTCCATTGACGCAGACTACCGAACCTAGACTGCGCGCGTGCGCGTTGGCGTGGACCTGCCGCTCCTCACGATGCCGGGCCGCGACGCGGTGTTAGCGCATGCGCGCGCGGTCGAGCGGCTCGGCTTCGACTCGCTATGGATGAACTCTCACACTGTCATACCGGTCACGTTCGCGGCGAACTATCCGTACAGCGCCGACGGCCGGCCCGTGTGGAACGCCACGAGCTCGTGGCTCGACGCGCTGACGACCATCGCCTTCGTCGCGGCGGCGACGGAGCGCGTGCGCCTCGGCATCGCGGTCGTACCGCTCATCACGACGCACCCTGTCAGGCTCGCGAAACAGGTCGCCACGATCGACGTGCTCTCGAACGGACGCTTCGAGCTCGGCGTCGGCGGTGGCTGGCTCGTCGAGGAGGCGCAGGCGCTCGGGAATCCGACCGACCATCGCATCCGGCGCATGGAGGAGACGATCGAGATCCTGCGTCGCGCGTGGCGCGAGCCGACGTTCAGCTACGACGGGCGCTTCTGGAAGATCCCGCCGGTCGGCGTCAATCCGAGACCGCCCCAGGGCGAGCGGCTGCCCCTGTGGATCGGAGGACATGGGGATGCCGCCCTGCGTGTGGCCGTCGAGCACGACGCCGGTCTGTTCATCTGGGTGCCCACGGCGGACAAGCTCGCCGCATACCACCAGAGGCTCCGCGCCTCGAGCGCGACCGCGCCGCTCGGCGCATCCCTTCCGCTGGCGCGCGTCGAAGACAACGGCTGGCTTGAGGCGGCGCTCGCAATGCGCGACGCGGGAGCGGACCTGCTCGTCATCGGCCGGCGGTGGGACGACGGCACGCTGCGAGACCTGGAGCGCTTCGCGAAGGAGGTGTTGCCGGCGCTCGCATGAAAGCACTCCTCTTCGACCTCGACAACACGCTGCTCATGGAGGACGACGTCACGTTCCGCGCGGTGCGCGCGGCTTGTGACCGGGCGGAGGGGCGAGCTCCCGCCGAACGGCTGTACGAGGCGACCCTCCGCATCGCGGACGATCGCTGGCGTGCCGCGCCAACGTCGGCGTACGCCGACCGTATGGGCATCTGGTGGGGTGAGGGCCTGTGGGGCGAGTTCAAAGGAGACGGCGACGGTCTCCACGCGCTGCGCGATTTCGTGCCGATATTCCGGCGCGAGGTGTGGCGCGACGCCCTCGCCGAGTGCGGTGTCGCCGACTCCGACCTCGTAGCGGATCTCGACGAGGTGTATCGCCACACGCGTCGCGCAGGCGAGATCGTCGATCCGGACGCCGGTGCCGTGCTCGACGATCTCTCGCGCGACCATCGCCTCGCGCTCGTGACGAACGGTGCGCCCGATGTGCAGCGTGAGAAGCTCGGTCGCGCCGCGCTCATGCACTACTTCGCGGCGGTCGTCATCTCCGCCGAGATCGACGTCGGAAAACCAGACCGGCGGATCTTCACGGCCGCACTCGACGCGATCGGCGCAACCGCGGACGCCGCGGTGATGATCGGCGACAGCCTGCCGCGCGACATCCGCGGCGCACACAATGCCAGCCTGCGATCCATCTGGGTCGATCGCGGCGATGTGGTCCCAAAGCCGGATGATGCGATGCCGGACGCGCGCGTGGCCGCGCTCAGTCAGATCCGGTCGTGCCTCGACGCGTGGGAGCCTGACGCCGCTTCTCCTCGAGGCTCGCCCTGATCTCATCCGGCGTCGCCTCGACCTGCGTCGCGAGGACCAGCATCACATAGAGGAGATCGGTGAGCTCGCTGATCGTCCGCTCGCGACCCTCACCACGTAGAGCGGCCGCGGTCTCGCCGGCCTCCTCGATCAGCTTCGCCGCGATCGCCTCATGCCCCCCCTTGAAGAGCTCCGCGGAGTAGGAGTCCACGGGCAGGTCGCGGCGGCGCTGACGCAGCATCGCCGCGAGCTCCGAGAGGAAGCGTCCGAGATCGGTCGCGTTCACCGGACCGAAACACGTTGCGTCGCCGGTGTGGCATGCCGGCCCCGCCGGGTGGACCTTCACGAGGAGCGCATCAGCGTCGCAATCCGCCACGAGCTCGACGAGATGCAGAACATTGCCGCTCGTTTCGCCCTTCTTCCACAGTTTGTCGCGCGAGCGGCTGTGGAAGTGGACCTCGCGCGTGCGCACCGTGACGTCCAGCGCCTCGCGGTCCATGTACGCCAGCATCAGCACCGCGCCGGTCGCGGCGTCCTGGACGACGGCCGGGACCAGACCGCGCTCGTCGAACCGGATCTCACCGGTCATGCGGCCTCGACGCTCGGCCGGACGTTCACGCCGCGCCGCCCGAGCTCCTCCTTCAACGCCGCCACCGCGATCTCACCGGAATGGAAGATCGACGCCGCCAGCCCCGCCTCCGCGCCGGTGCGCCGGAACAGCTCCACGAAGTCCGATGGCCGGCCCGCGCCGCCCGATGCGATCACCGGCACGCGCACCGCGTCAGCGACGCGTGCGGTGAGATCGAGCTCGAAGCCGTCACGGGTGCCGTCGCGGTCCATCGATGTGAGCAGGATCTCGCCCGCGCCGGCCTCGACCCCGCGGCGCGCCCACTCGACGGCGTCGAGCCCGGTCGGCGTGCGGCCGCCTTCCACATAGACCTCGTACGAACCGTCGTCGCGGCGCTTCGCATCGATCGCGAGCACCGCGGCCTGCGAGCCCGCGCGGCCGGCGATCTCACCGAGCAGTGCCGGCCGCCGCACCGCCGCGGTGTTCACCGCGACCTTGTCGGCGCCCGCGCGCAGGATCGCCGCCGCGAGATCCACCGAGCCGATCCCGCCGCCGACGCAGAACGGGATCGTGAGCGTCGCGGCGACCTGCTGCGCCAGATCGATGACCGTGCGCCGCTGCTCCGCGGAAGCGGTGATGTCGAGGAACACGAGCTCATCCGCACCTTCGCGGTCGTAACGCGCGGCGAGGTCGACCGGGTCACCGGCGTCGCGGATTTCGATGAACCGGGTGCCCTTCACGACACGGCCGTCCTTCACGTCGAGGCAGGGGATGATGCGCCGAGCCAGCATGCGCTCACGCCGCCGTCGCGCGGACGAACGATGCGAGCGCATGTGTGCCGGTCGCGCCGCTCTTCTCAGGATGGAACTGCAATCCGAGCATTCCCGGGGCGGCGACGACCGCCGCGAGACTCTCGCCGTGCTCGACGGTGCCAAAGACCGCGCTCGCGTCCGACGGTGCCGCCGCATACGAATGGACGAAGTAAAAGTACGCACCGTCGGGGACTCCGACGAGCCAGGGGTGCGCGCGAGCGACGCGAACGCTGTTCCA is a window of Candidatus Limnocylindria bacterium DNA encoding:
- a CDS encoding acyl-CoA dehydrogenase family protein, yielding MDFDLSPEQQQIHKLANEFADREIAPGARERDRAERFPDDVLRKMAPIGFLGGPIPEEYGGMGVDFISHAIITEAIGRADSSVRTTLSVQISLVEITILKFGTEEQKRTWLPRLCKGDVIGCFGLTEPAVGSDATRLQATAKRDGNDWIINGRKMWISNGSVSKLALVFATIDPSKGYKGITAFLIDRDKSPYGSQALHGKLGLRSSDSSELILDNVRVPDAMRLGEVGEGFKIAMAALDSGRYSVAAGAVGQAQAAIDASVAYATQRQAFGKPIAAHQLVQEMIADMVVETEAARLLVYRAGHLKNRGVASTRETSIAKLYAGEIAQRACDNAIQIHGGYGFSDEFPVERLWRDARVNRLYEGTTQIQKLIIGRFTTGIDAIG
- a CDS encoding TIGR03619 family F420-dependent LLM class oxidoreductase, encoding MRVGVDLPLLTMPGRDAVLAHARAVERLGFDSLWMNSHTVIPVTFAANYPYSADGRPVWNATSSWLDALTTIAFVAAATERVRLGIAVVPLITTHPVRLAKQVATIDVLSNGRFELGVGGGWLVEEAQALGNPTDHRIRRMEETIEILRRAWREPTFSYDGRFWKIPPVGVNPRPPQGERLPLWIGGHGDAALRVAVEHDAGLFIWVPTADKLAAYHQRLRASSATAPLGASLPLARVEDNGWLEAALAMRDAGADLLVIGRRWDDGTLRDLERFAKEVLPALA
- a CDS encoding HAD family hydrolase, encoding MKALLFDLDNTLLMEDDVTFRAVRAACDRAEGRAPAERLYEATLRIADDRWRAAPTSAYADRMGIWWGEGLWGEFKGDGDGLHALRDFVPIFRREVWRDALAECGVADSDLVADLDEVYRHTRRAGEIVDPDAGAVLDDLSRDHRLALVTNGAPDVQREKLGRAALMHYFAAVVISAEIDVGKPDRRIFTAALDAIGATADAAVMIGDSLPRDIRGAHNASLRSIWVDRGDVVPKPDDAMPDARVAALSQIRSCLDAWEPDAASPRGSP
- the hisIE gene encoding bifunctional phosphoribosyl-AMP cyclohydrolase/phosphoribosyl-ATP diphosphatase HisIE, with the protein product MTGEIRFDERGLVPAVVQDAATGAVLMLAYMDREALDVTVRTREVHFHSRSRDKLWKKGETSGNVLHLVELVADCDADALLVKVHPAGPACHTGDATCFGPVNATDLGRFLSELAAMLRQRRRDLPVDSYSAELFKGGHEAIAAKLIEEAGETAAALRGEGRERTISELTDLLYVMLVLATQVEATPDEIRASLEEKRRQAPTRRGTTGSD
- the hisF gene encoding imidazole glycerol phosphate synthase subunit HisF; this encodes MLARRIIPCLDVKDGRVVKGTRFIEIRDAGDPVDLAARYDREGADELVFLDITASAEQRRTVIDLAQQVAATLTIPFCVGGGIGSVDLAAAILRAGADKVAVNTAAVRRPALLGEIAGRAGSQAAVLAIDAKRRDDGSYEVYVEGGRTPTGLDAVEWARRGVEAGAGEILLTSMDRDGTRDGFELDLTARVADAVRVPVIASGGAGRPSDFVELFRRTGAEAGLAASIFHSGEIAVAALKEELGRRGVNVRPSVEAA